In Setaria italica strain Yugu1 chromosome IX, Setaria_italica_v2.0, whole genome shotgun sequence, the genomic stretch GATGGCGCTGCCGGAGTAGAAGACAACGTCTAGTTTCGAGCGCGATGGCTTCcggtgccggcgacggcgcgtcCCTTGCGAAGGCCGGTGTGAACGACGCCACGTCGCCAGTAAAGAAGAACGAACCCGTCCCGTTCGCCTGGAAAGACTTGCCACCTGCGGACGTCTGCATGCCCGTCTTGGGCGTCGCCGACGAGCTCTGGCCAGAGCTGTCtcgcagcacggcggcggccaaggggaaggggaaggggaaatCGCCATCGTCTTCTTCCACCGCTCTAGATGCTCCTATAACCGCGGCTCCTCTCCTTGAACAGGTACCGGCACGTTAATTTTTGTTGGCTATATATGTAGATGAGGTTTTAATCTTAACATTACTACTTTCGTGTCTTGATCGTATCAGCAGGGATCAATCAGTTCACAAAGCCCCGGCGCCTCGACTCGCCGTCACGGCGATCGCGCCGGCTCGGCTGCTGCCGTGGTACCTTCGCCCATGCACGGGCCGAACTACAGCAGGGAGAGGCGTGCTGATGCCCCGGAGCAGCCGCCGAGCCACCGGAGCATCAACAACGAACGTGCTCGAGGCCACCATCAGCAGAACGGTCGCTTCGTGCCGCACCCccacggccgtggcggcggcgaaggctacaacagaggaggaggaagcaggaGGCCGCCGGTCGGCAGTGGTGCCAATGGCAGAGGCGACATCAACGTCAATGGCAACGCCTACCGcaacagaggcggcggcggctggcaaAGGCACGAGCACCGCGGAGGGTTCAACGGGCAGCCACGCGGGAGGGGCTACGTGGACGATCACCGTGGACCGGGGCATAGGCCGCTGGGTCCTCCAATGGGCTACATCGATGCACCGCACCACATGCATCCGGCGCCGCCGTTCATGGGCATGGTTCCTCCACCGATGCCATACCCCTACTACTATGGCATGCCGTATGGATATCCTGGTAGGTGAAACTGTCATTATGCATAGGATCATATTACACGATTTCATCTTCTATATTTGTTTTTTGAATTTGTCCTAGGGTACTTTGCTCCACCCCTACAAGGATCCCTACCGCCATGCATGCAGTATGGACAGATCCACGTAATGCAACCACAGACCCACGCAATGCAACCAAATTTGGCGCAGCAAGCAGGCCCCTCGCAAACGGAGCCGCAGCAACAGCAACCAGTTCAGGGGCAGCAAACTCCTCCAAATCAGGAAAATCAGCAGACTCCAGAGCAGCTGCGACAAGTGATCCGCAAACAAATAGAATATTATTTCAGGTAATTCCTGCAAACTCATAACAAGTGTATAAAATATTGTAATTGCCAACTGGTTAATTCATTgatattttttcccttttgacAGTACTGAAAACTTGGACGAGGACATTTACTTGAGGGCTCAAATGGATGAGCAGGGTTGGGTACCATTGACGCTTATCGCCGGCTTTAAGAAAGTAAGTTTCCATGCTTAACTTGATTCAAGGGTTATGACTATTGAAATGGCCTTTCCTCTAGACCGGACCTAACGGATAGTCCCCAGTGACCTTCTTTAGTACCATTTGGGGGTACCAACCGCtactaaagggtgcacattagtacccggtggagcccccacccgaGCCTTTAGTGCAATATTATGGAGAATGCGTGGTCAATATAATCACCCTTTAGTATcagttggagcccccaaccggtactaaaggagctaCCTGTCGCCCCACGCCTTATCCATATATCTCCCTCCCGTTATCTCTCCCGCACGCTCTATCTCTTCCTCAccttgtttttcttcctcccctctccctcttccttctcccttctcttccCCTCGATGgcaggcggcgggggtgggcggCAGGGCCAACAGGAGGAGGCAGAGAGCGGAGGACAGAGGGAGGCGGGCGGGTGGAAGGTGGAGGCGGTGGGGTGGAGGCGGGAGGGTAGGGCGGCAGGCGGGATgcggggtcgggcgaggagagggcggtggcggtcggaatttctttttttaaaattttttaatactctttttgtaccggttatttcaaccagtactaaagaatcccctttagtaccaaactagtagtaccggttgcacaatcgatactaaagggggttcccaaccAATACAGAAGACCATTTCCCTAGTAGTATATTTTGCTGCTAATTTCATGAAAACTCTCCATCTCTTCATACTCTTTTTGTGTTTCAGGTTTGTTCTACAACTACTGATATGGAATTAATATTGGATTCTATCCTACCTTCAACTGAGGTTGACATACTGGTAAGTTTTCTCGCCCTACATCAGTTACATCATTTGTTTGGATCATTTTGTAAttttttagtaaattctattTGTATTTAAGAGATATCAGATCAACTTGAATGCTTCTAAATTCTTAGTTAACATGTTATAAATATCTTTATTTCCATGTGTTTATATAGGATGGAAAAATCAGAAAGCGTGTAGGGTGGGAGAGATACACTTGAAGTGAAGCAGCTACACGCCAATGGGAAGCTTCTCTAGGACATACTCAACTTTTCAAGCATGAAGCATTTACTATGAAGACATGTGTTTGTTATTATCACGGAGACACAAAAGGTTGGTAGAAACTACAAAAAGAATATACATCATTATGGGGAAACTGGAATTCATTGTTTAGAGTCTAAGAGACAACTATAGGCTCTCAATGTAATGGTGGTGATGTTGCATGTTCAGTATTTGTTTTGCGGATTTCAAATTAATTTCTTATGAACCGTAAATCATTATGATTTATTCTTAACTTGATTCGTCCAAGTGATTTTTTTGTAAATATATGTCAAAAAGCTTGGAGTTATAACCCTGCATCATGAACTTTGTGTTGTCTGAGATTTGAGTACGCCTATGGTCACGATGAGTGATTCAACACCTGCAAGAAGAAGCTGGCCGTGGTCGAGTTGCACAGATGCATCCTGCACATCCTGCGGTGCCGGCGTCTCTCTTACATCCAAAATTTCAGGCGCATGTTCTTCTTTGAT encodes the following:
- the LOC101762582 gene encoding la-related protein 1C, whose protein sequence is MASGAGDGASLAKAGVNDATSPVKKNEPVPFAWKDLPPADVCMPVLGVADELWPELSRSTAAAKGKGKGKSPSSSSTALDAPITAAPLLEQGSISSQSPGASTRRHGDRAGSAAAVVPSPMHGPNYSRERRADAPEQPPSHRSINNERARGHHQQNGRFVPHPHGRGGGEGYNRGGGSRRPPVGSGANGRGDINVNGNAYRNRGGGGWQRHEHRGGFNGQPRGRGYVDDHRGPGHRPLGPPMGYIDAPHHMHPAPPFMGMVPPPMPYPYYYGMPYGYPGYFAPPLQGSLPPCMQYGQIHVMQPQTHAMQPNLAQQAGPSQTEPQQQQPVQGQQTPPNQENQQTPEQLRQVIRKQIEYYFSTENLDEDIYLRAQMDEQGWVPLTLIAGFKKVCSTTTDMELILDSILPSTEVDILISDQLECF